A region of the Desulfobacter postgatei 2ac9 genome:
CTTGTTAACAGCCGTCGCCAAACAATCTGTACGGTGACGATGGGGAACACCGCCCAAGTTCCATAAGGCATTTTGCAGGCCATGGCTCAGGCTTTCAAAACTTTCAGAAAAACATATGCTCCCGGTTTCCCAGTTAGAAAAGGTTAAAACAAAATGATAGATCATGTGATCAAAGGGAACGCCGCCTATGGTGACACCAGCTTATCCATATGCGTGAAGTCAGACTGGCATAGTTCGCCTGGTTTATGTATTTGTGCAAAGAATATTTCTTTGCCTGGACCTTCTGTGGCCCGCCAATGCTTGATCCGTCGCTGCAGAGTCCTTAATTGACCATCGGCAAATCGGCCGGGCTGTTTGCGCTGCATATCCTCAAAAATGGTTTTGGCTTCCAACCCCGGATTTATTGATAACATTTCTTTGATACTATCCCATGCCTCTTCAAACGGATCTTTACGTGTACGCCAGTCGTGCTCCTGTTGAAGCTCGCTTGGTAATTTACCAATTTCACGGTACTTTCGAGCCGTCTTCTCATCCATACCTGCTTTCATTGCTGCGATCCCGAAATCCTTCTCAGATTGAATCAACTTGAACAACCTCCTCACTTGTTGGTTTGTTACCATCCAAATCACTCCTTCAGTAAAATTTGGATGCTTTTACCATTTTTTGATTCTTTAAATTTCGGGAATTTTAATTGTCGTTCGGCGGGAATTATAATTGACGCTGATCAAATACTTTCACAATTTCGCATGGTTATGCGAATGACCTTGATTTGTGGTTTGGGAAAATCGAAAGAAAAGATGGTGGAAAAATGACTGCAGGGATCGAAAAAACTTTTAAGGCGATGGTCAGATGTGCGGTTGGTGAGGACCATACATTCGTGAATATGGAAACCTTAGCCAACCGGACAAATGTATGCCATCGAACCATTGAAAGACACGTCAAGATCCTTCAGGAAGCAGGGTTGATCAACGCCGTAAGGGAAGAACTTAACGGCTGGATGCAGACGGTCTATTATTTTCTTGCCCATCCTGTAATCATTAAATTCAGGGAATTAAGGGCTGGTAAAACAAATCCTCATCAAAAACCGGATGAAACACCCACGCCGGTTCAACCGGAAGCGGCCGCGGAGATTGAGTTTGAAGCTGAGCAAGAATTACCAGAAGGCGGCGGCCTGGAGACCACCCGGGAGTGTCATGCTGTGGATCAACAAAATGTCGGCAATTTGTCGGATTATACCCTAGATAGATTATATATAAATACTCCCCCACTACCCCCCTCAGAATCAGTCACAAATCAAGACCGCCAGGAGCCTGCAACCTGGGCAAAAATCAGAGAGTATATTATCGAAAAAGACCAACTTAATTTAGCAGCTAAAATGCTTCCCTGCCTGGAGGCTGAAATCAAGAACGATAGTGTGATTCTGTCAGGGCCAAACGAAATAGCATTACAAAGAATCGAAAAACATTACGGTCAAATACTCAAAGATGATTTTTCTTTTTTTGGCGTTAAAACCCTTGTCTTTAAAGTCTATTCGGAAGAACGCCAAAGAAAAAAAGATGACGATCAAAAGCTGAAGGATCAAATTCAACGGCAGCAGCACAAAGAACAGCAGGAAAGGATTCTGGCTGAAAAACAGCAGCAGGAAGCTGAATTAAATAGTTTGCCTCTCAAAAAACAATTTGAAGTTCTTTTAAATCAATATCCCCGGAAAGCCGGGAAATGGCAGGCCTGGATCAATTTTAAAAAACTTGTTCAGGCTGGAGAGATACCAAAAACATCAGAACTTTTACAAATCATTGGAAAAAACAAGATGTCCCAGGACTGGCAGCGTGATAATGGCCGCTGGGTACCGGGACTATCAAAGTTTTTGAAAGAAAGACGATGGTTAGATGAAATTAATACTTAGTACAGAAAACACCGGCACGGAAAGCCAGGATCAGGTTATTGAACTGGCAATTATTGATGCAGATACAACCCAAACACTTTTTAATCAAAGGTTCAAACCATCTGTTTTTATAAAGGAACAGGCTGCATCTGTACACGGCATTACCCTTGGTGCCCTGGCACACATCAAGACCTGGGCGGATTACCATGACCATATTCTTGAGATCATAAAAAATGCAGAGTCGATCATGACCTATAACTGTGATTTTGACTTCAGGTTAATGCGGCAGACAGCAGAGGCGTTTGATCGTGTCTGGCCGCAAGTTATCCCGCCATGCAGGGATTTAAGGGCAGCATATGCGGATATAGCTCAGATTGAATTCAACGAATATTACGGTACCTGGAAGTGGCAAAAATTAGAAGTGGCCTGTCGGCAGCAGGGTATTGATGTGTCTGACCTCAAAACGCACAATGCGCTTGATGACTGCAGGGCAATACAACGGCTGTATAAAAAATTGAAAGGGGCTTTTGACGCCTATTGGAAACCGTTTGTTAAACCTCAGTCCACTAGGTATGAAGAATTTAAAGAAAACATAGAAGAAATATCACAGCTGTTCTCTCAAGGCCTATCCATAAGTCATATTCATCAAAAACTTAGTCAGGACGGTAAAATATCCTTGTCGTACACGCATTTTACCAAGTTTTTTAAAGACTATACAGAAACTTATGTATCTTTAGCCGAGTCGCCAGCGCCCAGGCTTGCACCGAAACGGGGACCTAAAATAGCCCGAGACAGAGAAATTGAGTTCCAGGCCAATAAGCATGAAATTATTGTGCTTTTAAACAAGGGATACTCCAAGGCCCAAATTCATAGAATGCTTCTAAAACAAGGCAAGTGGAATACCAGTTATGCCAATTTCACAGAAATTTGCCGCCAGTATAACGTCAGAAAACACCACAAACTCGATATCAATAAGGCTTTAAAATGAATTTAAAACCGACATGTAAAAGTCAGTATCTGGCAGTTCACGGTGAAGCCCGGCAGCTTCTGGAACAGGGTTACACTAAAAAATCAGTTTTTGATTATTTTGTGTCCCAGAAAAAAATCACAATGTCATACAAAGCCTGGGTGAAAATAGTTGATAACTACGACCAGAACTCACCGTTCTCTCGAAAAAAGAAGACTTCCACAGCCCGAAAAACCATAGGGCAAATCTCCAGCCCCCAAAAAGGAAAGTTCAGCCATTCAAATGATCCGTACCCAATTGAAGATGCAACTGACTCTATTGTGGCGGAAAAAGAACATGAAAAACCGTTTAACCTCATCAAGAAGGGAGAATAAGCATTTCTTATTATTTATTGATTTTAGACTCCTCAGTTTTGAGGAGCCTAAAACAGAGCATTAATTTTTTTTGGGAGTTTAACGATGGACATGGAAATAGAAAAACAAAAAATCAATATTCTAACCACAAACGGAAAACTTACGGTTTCCTCAATGATGGTGGCAGAACATTTCAAAAAAAGACATGATAATATTATCCGAACAATTCAACATCTTGAAATACCAGAAGATTTTAACGCCCTCAATTTTGAGGACGTTAAATATGTCGATGCAAAAGGCGAGGAACGACCAGCTTTTAATATGACCCGTGATGGTTTTGTTTTGCTTGTTATGGGTTTTACAGGCAAAAGAGCCATGGCGTGGAAAATTAAATACATTGAAGCTTTTAACGCCATGGAAAGGGCTCAAAAGGATAAATTATATTTAAAAGCCGCGTTACAAATACCAATAGACAGCGATCTGACAGTTTTATTGCCCACCGGCGAGTTCGGCATTTCAAGCTGGAAACTGGCCCGGGAAATTGACCAGCCCCACAATGCCCTGGCAACAAAAATCCATTATCTTGATATCCCCGCTGCATTCAAGGCAGAAAATTTTATCCCAATGGGCCATGTGGCAGATCACGGCCCAAGAGAGGATGGCTACGGGATCACCTTGGCCGGTCTTGGCATGATGGGGCATATCCTCCGCAGCCAGGCAGCCAGGGCTGCACAATTAAAAGGGTATGAACAATTAAAGGCTGTCACCGCACAAAAAGACCGGGTCGAGACTGTCCAGGCCCAGCCGGTTCAAAGTGTTACCCCGCGGTTCCGGCGGGCCGATGTTTCTGAAAAAAAGATGCTTGCGCTCAAAGGGTTGATTTCGGTTTGGGCATGGATTGAAAATACCACGGCTGAAAATCTTGAAGCTGAATTATGTGCCTTTATGCAGATAACAAACCTGAAAGGCATCACCACATCAAGTTATGAAAACGCCATGGAGTACATCTGGTCAGGAATACAAACACTGCAGAACGAGTTTATAGATCTTTGCACAGAAGATGAATTACAGCCTTTAAGGGGGCTGTTTGATTTCATGGCCTATTACGAGGACAGGATCAGCTATGAGTTTTTATTCAACAAATTCAAAAAAGAACACCGGTTCGAAGATTTCACCAAAGTTTCCAAAAAGGATTTTCAAAAAATCATAATGTTAGCCTGGGGCACCATGTATGCCATGTGCCTTGGCGATAAAGCCGGATGCTGCAAAGCAAGTTGCATCCATAACCAATTATAAAGGGAGAAAAAATGGCATCAATACATATGATCCTTCAGGGCAAGGGCGGTGTCGGGAAAAGTTTTACAGCCAGTCTTTTAAGCCAATATCTGGTTGACAGAGACCAGTTACTGGCATGTCTGGACGCTGATCCGGTTAATGCAACCCTGACAGCCTATGAAGCATTAAAGGCGACCAAAATAGAAATCATGGAAGGAGATTCCATTAACAGCCGGTTATTTGACACGATGATAGAAAAATTAATCCAGCTGCCGGATGAGGCCTTCGCCGTTGTTGACAGCGGTGCCAGCACATTTGTTCCCCTGGCTGCTTACATGTCGGAAAACAATGTTGCCAATTTCCTGCAAGCCAGCGGCCACAACCTCACGCTGCATACCCTGATCACCGGCGGCCAGGCTGAAGGTGATACCATCCAGGGCCTTGCCTCCCTGATGGAAGGTTTTCCGGACACCCCCATAACAGTATGGGTAAACCCTTTCTTCGGTCAAATTGACTTTAAAGACCACAAACTGGAAAAGGCCAACCGGGATCATGGCGGCACCACCATTGTTTTGCCCACGTATAAAAAAGAAACCTTTGGCTATGATCTGGAGCTGATGCTCAAGTCCCGCCTGACATTTGCCCAGGCAATCAATTCCGGCAAATTCAACGTCATGGCTAAACAGCGGCTTAAAATAGCCAGGGATGAAATCTGGAACATCCTGGATGAATCCGGCCTGATCATTGAGGCCCGGGAACCGCAGGAATGAAAAACAGAATCCAGGCGGAAATAGCCAAAAGGCACAAAATGACAGTGAGTGACAATGATCCTGTCTGGATCGTTGCAACTGTGTGTGAGCTTATGGCCGAAGAATACTCACGAAAACTTTCTGACCAGCAAGATATTCTTGCAGAAAAATTCAAGGAGGCGAACAAAAAAACAAACCCGCTGAATATGGTGATCGCCGTGCTTTTCGGCATCATTATAGGCCTGTCAATTCACCTGGTTATTTAAAGAGGAGTTTTAGAAATGAAAAGAGTCTTACCGTTACTTGTACCAACCTTTCTTTTTTTTGGCGTTATCACCTTTGTTGATACTGCGTTTGCATCAACAATTTCGGAATTTGAAACACCGGCAGAAACCTTGATGGAAACCTTGCGCGGGCCGTGGGCCAAATCCGTTGCCATACTGATGATCCTGGCGGCGGCTTTTGTGATGTGGTTCAAAAAAGATGATTTGGACGGGATGACAAAAGGTTTTCTTGTTGTTGTCTGCATCATATCCGTGCTGGCCCTGGCGGAACCGATCATTGATACGCTGTTCACATTCGGCAGCGGAGCATTAATATAATGCGAAGGATAGCAATACATAGGTCACTGCATCGTTCAGACCTGATCATGGGCATAGAGCGGGATTTGCTTTTCCCCATTGGTATTGCCGCCGGCGTGCTGATTGTATCCAGCGGCAACCGCCCCTGGCAGATACTGATAGGTCTGGTAATTCTGTCGGGCGGCTTTGCCCTGGCCAGGAAAGCAAATAAAAAAGAGCCGATCCTCTCAAAGGTTTTCCGGCAGCATGTACAGCACAAAAAATTTTACCCGGCCAAAGACAGCCCGCAGTTGCCCCATAAATCCATCCATTACAATGCCATGGGCAGAAAAGAAAAGGGCCTGCAAAGTCTTTTGCAGTATGCCGTGATGGCGGATAACGGGATTATCCTTTGTAAAAACGGTTCGTTCCTGGTGGGCTATGAAATAACAACCCGGGATACGGCCAGTTCAACCGATACAGACCTTGAAAGCTTCTCAAGTTCTATATCAGCATCTTTAAAAAACTTAGGCGATGGTTTCACCCTGCATTTTGACTGCATCCGGAGCCCTGAAGATTATTATCCTGATAAAAATGAAAATCATTTCCCTGACAGGATCACCAGAGCCATTGATGATGAAAGGAGAATATATTTTAAAAAGGGCAGGCATTTTCGCACAACCCATTATCTGTTTATCACCTGGAAGCCGGATATATCAGCGCAGAAAATGGATTCCTTTTTATATACGGAAGAAAAGGAGGAACGCCAGAGAAAAAACGGTGATGATGCCGGTGTCAAGGCGTTAAAAACCTTTCAAAACAACCTGGTCGAAATCGAAGACAGGCTTTCGTTGTCTTTTAGGCTCCGGCAACTCAAGGATATAACCCTCCAGAATGGCATATATTCAGAAGTTCTGGAAATTATCAACTTTATTATCACAGGGGAACGCCACAAAATAAAACTGCCGGAAATCCCTATGTATCTTGATTATCTTTTATCCTCCCAGGATGTCACCGGCGGCATAGTCCCGAAAATCGCGGATAAATATATCAGTGTCGTTGCCATTGACGGCTTCCC
Encoded here:
- a CDS encoding Rha family transcriptional regulator; the protein is MDMEIEKQKINILTTNGKLTVSSMMVAEHFKKRHDNIIRTIQHLEIPEDFNALNFEDVKYVDAKGEERPAFNMTRDGFVLLVMGFTGKRAMAWKIKYIEAFNAMERAQKDKLYLKAALQIPIDSDLTVLLPTGEFGISSWKLAREIDQPHNALATKIHYLDIPAAFKAENFIPMGHVADHGPREDGYGITLAGLGMMGHILRSQAARAAQLKGYEQLKAVTAQKDRVETVQAQPVQSVTPRFRRADVSEKKMLALKGLISVWAWIENTTAENLEAELCAFMQITNLKGITTSSYENAMEYIWSGIQTLQNEFIDLCTEDELQPLRGLFDFMAYYEDRISYEFLFNKFKKEHRFEDFTKVSKKDFQKIIMLAWGTMYAMCLGDKAGCCKASCIHNQL
- a CDS encoding nucleotide-binding protein; its protein translation is MASIHMILQGKGGVGKSFTASLLSQYLVDRDQLLACLDADPVNATLTAYEALKATKIEIMEGDSINSRLFDTMIEKLIQLPDEAFAVVDSGASTFVPLAAYMSENNVANFLQASGHNLTLHTLITGGQAEGDTIQGLASLMEGFPDTPITVWVNPFFGQIDFKDHKLEKANRDHGGTTIVLPTYKKETFGYDLELMLKSRLTFAQAINSGKFNVMAKQRLKIARDEIWNILDESGLIIEAREPQE
- a CDS encoding TrbC/VirB2 family protein — encoded protein: MKRVLPLLVPTFLFFGVITFVDTAFASTISEFETPAETLMETLRGPWAKSVAILMILAAAFVMWFKKDDLDGMTKGFLVVVCIISVLALAEPIIDTLFTFGSGALI
- a CDS encoding 3'-5' exonuclease, which codes for MKLILSTENTGTESQDQVIELAIIDADTTQTLFNQRFKPSVFIKEQAASVHGITLGALAHIKTWADYHDHILEIIKNAESIMTYNCDFDFRLMRQTAEAFDRVWPQVIPPCRDLRAAYADIAQIEFNEYYGTWKWQKLEVACRQQGIDVSDLKTHNALDDCRAIQRLYKKLKGAFDAYWKPFVKPQSTRYEEFKENIEEISQLFSQGLSISHIHQKLSQDGKISLSYTHFTKFFKDYTETYVSLAESPAPRLAPKRGPKIARDREIEFQANKHEIIVLLNKGYSKAQIHRMLLKQGKWNTSYANFTEICRQYNVRKHHKLDINKALK
- a CDS encoding TraK family protein; translated protein: MNLKPTCKSQYLAVHGEARQLLEQGYTKKSVFDYFVSQKKITMSYKAWVKIVDNYDQNSPFSRKKKTSTARKTIGQISSPQKGKFSHSNDPYPIEDATDSIVAEKEHEKPFNLIKKGE